From a single Stackebrandtia endophytica genomic region:
- a CDS encoding class I SAM-dependent methyltransferase, translating into MKPSEVWRLGDYAAVGNRWAAAGEALADWCVSEGDRVLDVACGPGTMAMAAAARGATTTGLDISATLLDTARRNAEQAGLSVTWLEHDMTDLPFADGSFDRVLSAFGCMFAPEPYAMARELRRVCAPGGTIGVLAWGPESAIGRMSPLAGPYLPKESKRPAIEEWGRAERVTSFFAGLGEVSTVMRSVDITWPSLDIAVEELTTLVPGWVLIRSMLDDDGWGRLLAEVRVLMAESGHPDGDAFVLRTQYLVTHVLVS; encoded by the coding sequence GTGAAGCCGTCAGAGGTATGGCGATTGGGCGACTATGCGGCGGTGGGGAACCGATGGGCGGCGGCCGGCGAGGCGTTGGCCGACTGGTGTGTCAGCGAGGGCGATCGGGTACTCGACGTCGCCTGCGGGCCGGGGACCATGGCGATGGCCGCGGCCGCCCGTGGTGCCACCACCACGGGGCTCGACATCTCGGCGACCCTGTTGGATACGGCGCGTCGCAACGCCGAGCAGGCGGGCTTGTCGGTGACCTGGCTCGAACACGACATGACCGACCTGCCGTTCGCGGACGGTTCGTTCGACCGGGTGCTGTCGGCGTTCGGGTGCATGTTCGCCCCCGAACCGTACGCAATGGCCCGTGAGTTGCGTCGAGTGTGTGCCCCGGGCGGCACCATCGGCGTGCTGGCCTGGGGGCCGGAGTCGGCGATCGGGCGGATGAGCCCGCTGGCGGGCCCGTATCTACCGAAGGAGTCGAAGCGTCCCGCGATCGAGGAGTGGGGCCGTGCAGAACGGGTCACGTCGTTCTTCGCCGGGCTGGGCGAGGTGTCCACCGTGATGCGATCGGTCGACATCACCTGGCCGTCGTTGGACATCGCGGTCGAGGAGTTGACCACGCTGGTACCCGGCTGGGTGCTGATCCGTTCGATGCTGGACGACGACGGCTGGGGCCGGTTGCTGGCGGAGGTTCGCGTTCTCATGGCGGAGAGCGGTCACCCCGACGGTGACGCCTTCGTGCTGCGTACCCAGTACCTGGTCACCCATGTGTTGGTGAGCTGA
- the aztD gene encoding zinc metallochaperone AztD — MSNPVFRRRTLTVGALVATAGLTLAACGQAASTADESESPTTSVEHPILATHDGGVYILDGETLEVVADIELDGFLRLNPAGDGTHVLVSTSTGFRIINASTATATDDEFAAEAPAHVVNHADKTVLFDDATGAITVFDPHDLGSGLPETETFQAEEAHHGVAVMLESGDVLISLGDAEGRVGAQLVDDHGHEIARSEECPGLHGEAAAQDEAIVLGCQDGVLMLKGGEFTKIDSPDAYGRIGTQAGHEESPFTLGDYKTDPDAELERTEVVSIIDTASGEMSTLDLGTSYTSRSLARGPHGEGVVLGTDGAIHVIDLAAGEVVNSFPLLAEWEEPADWQEARPSIYVSDHTAYVSDPVTATMYAVDVESGEILAEASLPAAAIEVTGV, encoded by the coding sequence ATGTCGAACCCCGTATTCCGGCGGCGGACCTTGACGGTGGGCGCCCTCGTGGCCACCGCCGGGCTCACGTTGGCGGCGTGCGGTCAGGCCGCATCCACCGCCGACGAATCCGAATCCCCGACGACTTCCGTCGAACACCCGATCCTGGCCACCCACGACGGCGGCGTCTACATTCTGGACGGTGAAACCCTGGAGGTCGTCGCCGACATCGAACTCGACGGGTTCCTGAGGTTGAACCCGGCGGGGGACGGTACCCACGTCCTGGTGTCGACCTCGACGGGCTTCCGGATCATCAACGCCTCCACCGCGACCGCAACCGACGACGAGTTCGCCGCCGAGGCACCCGCCCACGTCGTCAACCACGCCGACAAGACCGTGCTGTTCGACGACGCGACCGGGGCGATCACCGTGTTCGACCCGCATGACCTGGGCTCCGGTCTTCCCGAGACCGAGACCTTCCAAGCCGAGGAGGCACATCACGGAGTCGCGGTGATGCTCGAATCGGGGGATGTGCTGATCTCACTGGGCGACGCCGAAGGCCGAGTCGGCGCGCAACTGGTCGACGATCACGGCCACGAGATCGCCCGCAGCGAGGAGTGCCCCGGACTGCACGGTGAAGCCGCCGCTCAGGACGAGGCCATCGTGTTGGGTTGCCAGGACGGTGTCCTGATGTTGAAGGGCGGCGAGTTCACCAAGATCGATAGCCCGGACGCCTACGGCCGGATCGGAACCCAAGCGGGGCATGAGGAGTCGCCGTTCACCCTGGGCGATTACAAGACCGATCCCGACGCGGAGTTGGAGCGCACCGAGGTCGTGTCCATCATCGACACCGCCTCGGGAGAGATGTCGACCCTCGACCTGGGCACCAGCTACACCTCGCGGTCGCTGGCTCGCGGCCCGCACGGCGAGGGCGTCGTTCTCGGAACCGACGGGGCGATTCACGTCATCGACCTGGCGGCCGGCGAGGTCGTCAACTCGTTCCCGCTGTTGGCCGAGTGGGAGGAACCCGCCGACTGGCAGGAGGCCCGTCCGTCGATCTACGTGTCCGATCACACCGCCTACGTGAGTGATCCGGTCACCGCCACGATGTACGCGGTCGACGTCGAATCCGGCGAGATCCTCGCGGAGGCGTCTCTTCCGGCCGCCGCCATCGAGGTCACCGGCGTGTGA
- the aztC gene encoding zinc ABC transporter substrate-binding protein AztC has protein sequence MRGNGLRSRRIAAIAVATVLVSMVTACGSDDDGGGGIVVTTNVLGDVVTDLVQGEADVTVLMQPDANPHSFGVSAREAAALERADLVIYNGLGLEEGVLHHVEAAAQAGVPTFEVAAHVDPIAYGDGESAGNLDPHFWTDPVRMSVAVELIGERIAAELSGVDADRIARGTAELKAEIDDLHERVEAQFAVIPLDRRKLITNHHVFGYLAQRYDFTVIGAVIPSGTTLASPSAADLKSLADAVTQAGVPAVFADSSQPDRLVRAMAEEAGVHIEVISLHSESLSEPGGGAETYAAMVQSNADAITRGLTE, from the coding sequence ATGCGTGGCAACGGCTTGCGGAGCCGCCGGATCGCCGCCATCGCGGTCGCGACCGTCCTGGTCTCGATGGTGACCGCGTGCGGCTCGGATGATGACGGCGGTGGCGGCATCGTGGTCACCACCAACGTTCTCGGGGATGTCGTGACCGACCTCGTTCAGGGCGAGGCGGACGTGACCGTACTGATGCAGCCCGATGCGAACCCGCACTCCTTCGGCGTCTCGGCGCGGGAGGCGGCGGCGCTCGAACGTGCCGATCTCGTCATCTACAACGGACTGGGCCTGGAGGAGGGGGTCCTCCACCATGTGGAGGCAGCGGCGCAGGCCGGGGTCCCCACCTTCGAGGTCGCCGCCCACGTCGACCCGATCGCCTACGGTGACGGTGAATCGGCCGGAAACCTGGATCCGCACTTCTGGACCGATCCGGTGCGCATGAGTGTGGCCGTGGAGCTGATCGGCGAGCGGATCGCCGCCGAGCTGTCCGGAGTGGATGCCGACCGGATTGCACGGGGCACCGCCGAGCTCAAGGCCGAGATCGACGACCTGCACGAGCGGGTCGAGGCCCAGTTCGCGGTGATCCCCCTCGATCGCCGCAAGCTGATCACCAATCACCACGTGTTCGGCTACCTGGCGCAGCGGTACGACTTCACCGTCATCGGCGCCGTCATCCCCAGTGGAACCACCTTGGCCTCTCCCAGCGCCGCGGATCTCAAGTCGCTGGCCGATGCGGTCACGCAGGCCGGAGTGCCCGCCGTGTTCGCCGACTCCTCACAGCCGGATCGCCTGGTCCGGGCGATGGCCGAGGAAGCAGGTGTCCATATAGAAGTCATCTCCCTGCACTCGGAGTCGCTCTCCGAACCGGGGGGAGGCGCCGAGACCTACGCGGCGATGGTCCAGTCCAACGCCGACGCGATCACCCGAGGACTCACCGAATGA
- the aztB gene encoding zinc ABC transporter permease AztB, whose translation MDWLTVPFEASFVTRALWGGLLVSGICALVGTWVVLRGMAFLSEAMSHGMLPGVAVAALLGGSVFIGGAIAAVAMAVGVTALSRVSRLSRDTAIGLLFVGMLSTGVVIVSHSESFAVDLTAFLFGDVLSIGAEDLAILAVALVVVAVVAVVFHRPFVALAFDRRKAMTLGLRPRTANFVLIGLMSLAIAASFHVVGTLLVFGLLIGPPAAIAQWASRLPTVMIGAVVLGALAVISGLLVSWHLDTAAGATISLIAVAFFFVSALLNGVSGRHRTVGIAEERTT comes from the coding sequence GTGGATTGGTTGACCGTGCCGTTCGAGGCGTCTTTCGTCACCCGCGCGCTCTGGGGTGGCCTCCTGGTGTCCGGGATCTGCGCCCTTGTCGGCACCTGGGTGGTGTTGCGGGGCATGGCATTCCTGAGTGAGGCGATGTCGCACGGAATGCTGCCGGGAGTGGCCGTGGCCGCCCTGTTGGGTGGGAGCGTCTTCATCGGAGGCGCGATCGCCGCCGTCGCCATGGCCGTGGGCGTGACCGCCCTGTCCCGGGTCTCCCGGTTGTCCCGTGACACCGCGATCGGCCTGCTGTTCGTGGGAATGCTGTCGACCGGTGTCGTCATCGTGTCGCATTCGGAGTCGTTCGCCGTCGACTTGACCGCGTTCCTGTTCGGCGACGTGCTCTCCATCGGCGCCGAGGATCTCGCGATCCTGGCGGTGGCACTGGTCGTGGTGGCGGTGGTGGCCGTCGTGTTTCACCGACCCTTCGTGGCGTTGGCCTTCGACAGGCGCAAGGCCATGACCCTGGGGTTGCGGCCCCGAACCGCCAATTTCGTCCTCATCGGACTAATGAGCCTGGCCATCGCCGCGTCCTTTCACGTCGTCGGAACCCTCCTGGTGTTCGGCCTGCTGATCGGGCCGCCGGCGGCGATCGCGCAGTGGGCGTCCCGACTGCCGACCGTCATGATCGGCGCGGTCGTACTCGGTGCGCTGGCCGTGATCTCGGGCCTGTTGGTGTCGTGGCATCTCGACACCGCGGCGGGCGCCACCATCTCGCTGATCGCCGTCGCATTTTTCTTCGTCTCCGCGCTCCTGAACGGTGTGTCGGGGCGCCATCGAACCGTCGGCATCGCCGAAGAAAGGACGACCTGA
- the aztA gene encoding zinc ABC transporter ATP-binding protein AztA → MYAGYRRRLALQGITASFPTGAITALVGHNGSGKSTLLNVLAGVHPTTGGTIERRHRRRPALVLQRHSVPDSLPLTTGHVVAMGRWEQRGMWRRLTTLDRRIIGECMERLAISHLADRRFDGLSGGQRQRAFLAQALAQQSDLLLLDEPETGLDAQTRTSLTDLLDELRDDGLTIVHATHDPAMAELADHRIHLTNGLITPGATSTGDGSRR, encoded by the coding sequence ATGTATGCTGGGTACCGTCGACGCCTTGCGCTGCAAGGGATCACGGCGTCGTTTCCGACCGGCGCCATCACAGCCCTGGTGGGACACAACGGATCGGGTAAGTCGACACTCCTCAACGTCTTGGCGGGGGTCCACCCGACGACCGGCGGAACGATCGAACGGCGACACCGACGTCGACCGGCCCTCGTCCTGCAACGTCACTCGGTACCCGACTCGCTCCCCTTGACGACCGGACACGTCGTGGCGATGGGCCGCTGGGAACAGCGCGGGATGTGGCGACGCCTGACCACCCTGGACCGGAGGATCATCGGCGAATGCATGGAACGCCTCGCCATCTCCCACCTCGCCGACCGTCGGTTCGACGGCTTGTCCGGCGGGCAACGACAGCGGGCGTTCCTGGCTCAGGCGCTCGCCCAGCAATCGGACCTGCTGCTACTGGACGAACCCGAGACCGGGCTCGACGCCCAGACCCGGACGTCCCTGACGGACCTGCTCGACGAGCTGCGGGACGACGGCTTGACGATCGTCCACGCGACCCACGATCCCGCGATGGCCGAACTGGCGGACCATCGCATCCACCTGACGAACGGGCTGATCACACCCGGCGCCACATCGACCGGCGACGGCTCTCGACGGTGA
- a CDS encoding GrpB family protein: MLTPLEIVTFTDPPAPEGADPVVGHRRGGPIEIVDYDPTWPDLAVEFITRVRDALGARALNLEHVGSTSVPGLSAKPIIDIDLTVADPSREEAWLPPLERAGFGLAIREPWWYEHRVVVANGPAANVHVFPPGCPEVYRHRIFRDWLRANPDDRDRYIDIKTRSAEAATAQGETVMQYNDRKAAVIRQIYRRAFEAAGLLDT; encoded by the coding sequence ATGTTGACCCCGTTGGAGATCGTCACGTTCACCGATCCGCCGGCGCCCGAGGGTGCCGACCCGGTCGTCGGGCACCGACGCGGCGGCCCGATCGAGATCGTCGACTACGACCCGACCTGGCCGGATCTGGCCGTGGAGTTCATCACCCGAGTCCGCGACGCCCTGGGCGCCAGGGCCTTGAATCTTGAGCATGTGGGCTCGACCTCGGTACCCGGACTCTCGGCCAAACCGATCATCGACATCGACCTGACCGTCGCCGACCCGAGCCGGGAGGAGGCGTGGCTGCCCCCACTCGAACGTGCCGGGTTCGGCCTGGCCATCCGGGAACCCTGGTGGTATGAGCACCGCGTGGTCGTGGCCAACGGACCGGCGGCCAATGTGCACGTGTTCCCACCCGGATGCCCGGAGGTATATCGTCATCGCATCTTCCGGGACTGGCTGCGCGCCAACCCCGATGACCGGGACCGTTACATCGACATCAAGACCCGCTCCGCCGAAGCCGCCACCGCGCAGGGCGAGACGGTCATGCAGTACAACGATCGCAAGGCGGCGGTCATTCGGCAGATCTACCGCCGGGCGTTCGAGGCGGCCGGGCTGCTCGACACGTGA
- a CDS encoding GNAT family N-acetyltransferase, with product MITLPEPPRLTTPSTRVRLSYLVGEQADMIHRGSDTEWLAAASQDFDGFVADRVGVRERWGVPSEVFWYVSGDYYLGTLVVRHQLIEGEVGGHIGYHVVYPWQRRGHATAMLREGLGKLPELGIDRALLTVATDNLASQTVIERNGGVEDGVNQDGEVRFWIDISK from the coding sequence ATGATCACGCTGCCCGAACCCCCTCGCCTGACCACGCCCTCCACCAGGGTCAGATTGTCCTATCTGGTGGGTGAGCAGGCCGACATGATTCACCGCGGCTCGGACACCGAATGGCTGGCCGCCGCCAGCCAGGACTTCGACGGTTTCGTCGCCGACCGCGTCGGGGTGCGCGAACGGTGGGGGGTGCCCTCGGAGGTGTTCTGGTACGTCTCCGGCGACTACTACCTCGGCACGCTGGTGGTGCGTCATCAGCTGATCGAGGGCGAGGTCGGCGGGCACATCGGGTACCACGTCGTCTACCCCTGGCAACGTCGCGGCCATGCGACGGCGATGCTGCGTGAGGGACTGGGGAAGCTGCCGGAACTCGGTATCGACCGGGCCCTGTTGACGGTGGCGACGGACAACCTCGCGTCTCAAACGGTGATCGAACGCAACGGCGGTGTCGAGGACGGTGTGAACCAGGACGGTGAGGTCCGGTTCTGGATCGACATATCGAAGTGA
- a CDS encoding phosphotransferase yields MVDEEVLTGGNMEPVVKVGDTVRRVTGPWTPAVHDLLRRFESMGITETPRAQGIDEQGREVLSFIPGRVMADLPPPSLWRHSLLRSAGGLLRRLHDASAPLVSMEATWRQEVNPPVEVICHNDFAPYNLIVGDDELVGVIDFDMASPGSRLRDLSYLAYRLVPYAEDAPGYDPERHGTRDRRLAVLIEAYGGDYSPDAVRQAAALRLEDLAVFTDDRAETTSRSDFIAHAAMYRRDAERLRSVRGG; encoded by the coding sequence ATGGTCGATGAAGAGGTGCTGACCGGTGGAAACATGGAACCGGTGGTCAAGGTCGGCGACACGGTGCGCCGGGTGACCGGGCCGTGGACGCCGGCCGTTCACGACCTGTTGCGGCGCTTCGAGTCGATGGGTATCACCGAAACCCCACGCGCACAGGGGATCGACGAACAGGGCCGGGAGGTTCTGTCGTTCATCCCCGGTCGGGTGATGGCCGATCTGCCGCCGCCATCGCTGTGGCGGCACTCGCTGCTTCGTTCCGCCGGTGGATTGCTGCGGCGACTGCATGACGCGAGCGCTCCCCTGGTATCGATGGAGGCCACCTGGCGACAGGAGGTTAACCCACCGGTGGAAGTCATCTGCCACAACGATTTCGCGCCCTACAACCTGATAGTCGGCGACGACGAGTTGGTGGGAGTGATCGACTTCGACATGGCGTCACCGGGGTCTCGACTCCGGGATCTATCCTATTTGGCCTATCGGCTCGTTCCGTACGCGGAGGACGCACCCGGGTACGATCCGGAACGCCACGGTACCCGTGACCGGCGACTCGCCGTCCTCATCGAGGCCTACGGCGGCGACTACTCCCCCGACGCGGTCCGACAAGCGGCGGCCCTACGACTGGAGGACCTCGCCGTGTTCACCGATGACCGAGCCGAGACGACCAGTCGCAGCGATTTCATCGCCCACGCCGCCATGTATCGCCGAGACGCCGAACGTCTGCGGTCCGTGCGAGGCGGATAA